A region from the Nostoc sp. HK-01 genome encodes:
- a CDS encoding prevent-host-death protein encodes MSNQINLTDACNNLAELCDQVVADRDVVIINRQEGEGVALIAVDELNSLLETSYLLRSPKNAARLFTALERAKARILKPQSINELRQDLGIGEEEQ; translated from the coding sequence ATGTCCAATCAGATAAACTTAACTGATGCTTGTAATAACCTAGCGGAACTTTGCGATCAAGTAGTTGCAGATAGAGATGTAGTAATCATTAATCGCCAAGAAGGTGAAGGTGTTGCTTTAATTGCTGTCGATGAACTTAACAGTTTACTCGAAACATCTTATCTACTTCGTTCACCTAAAAATGCAGCACGGCTATTCACTGCTTTAGAAAGAGCAAAAGCAAGAATATTAAAACCTCAAAGTATTAACGAACTGCGTCAGGATTTGGGTATTGGCGAAGAAGAACAATGA
- a CDS encoding light-independent protochlorophyllide reductase subunit B, with amino-acid sequence MKLAYWMYAGPAHIGTLRIASSFKNVHAIMHAPLGDDYFNVMRSMLSRERDFTPVTTSVVDRHVLARGSQEKVVDNITRKDAEEHPDLIVLTPTCTSSILQEDLQNFVERARIEAKGDVLLADVNHYRANELQAADRTLHQIVQYYIEKARKKGELPTTKTEKPSVNIIGISTLGFHNNHDCTELKKLMGDLGIEVNAVIPEGASVHELKNLPKAWFNLVPYRELGLMTANYLQAEFGTPCVDITPMGVVETARCIRKIQQVINEQGANVDYEEYINEQTLYVSQAAWFSRSIDCQNLTGKKAVVFGDNTHAAALTKILSREMGIHVVWAGTYCKYDADWFREQVSEYCDEVLITDDHGAIGDAIARVEPSAIFGTQMERHVGKRLDIPCGVIAAPIHVQNFPIGYKPFLGYEGTNQITDLIYNSFTLGMEDHLLEIFGGHDTKEVITKGISAESDLSWTKDGLAELNKIPGFVRGKVKRNTEKFARDRGFKDINAEVLYAAKEAVGA; translated from the coding sequence ATGAAATTGGCTTACTGGATGTACGCAGGCCCAGCCCACATTGGTACTTTGCGAATCGCGAGTTCGTTTAAAAACGTTCATGCGATTATGCACGCTCCACTCGGAGATGATTATTTTAACGTGATGCGCTCCATGCTATCGCGGGAGCGAGACTTTACACCTGTGACGACCAGTGTTGTTGATCGCCACGTTTTGGCGCGTGGTTCTCAAGAAAAGGTGGTTGATAACATTACCCGCAAAGATGCTGAAGAACACCCAGATTTGATCGTCTTAACTCCCACCTGCACCTCTAGCATTCTGCAAGAAGATTTGCAAAACTTTGTGGAACGCGCCCGGATTGAGGCTAAAGGCGATGTTCTCCTAGCAGATGTCAACCATTATCGCGCTAACGAACTGCAAGCAGCCGATCGCACTCTCCATCAAATTGTCCAATACTATATCGAGAAAGCGCGCAAAAAAGGCGAACTACCTACCACCAAAACCGAAAAGCCATCAGTTAACATCATCGGTATTTCTACTCTTGGTTTCCATAACAACCACGATTGCACCGAACTAAAAAAACTCATGGGTGATTTGGGAATTGAGGTTAACGCCGTCATTCCCGAAGGTGCTTCTGTTCATGAACTAAAGAATTTACCCAAAGCTTGGTTTAACTTAGTTCCTTACCGGGAACTTGGTTTAATGACGGCTAATTACCTGCAAGCAGAATTCGGAACACCTTGCGTAGATATTACACCGATGGGTGTGGTAGAAACTGCCCGCTGCATCCGCAAGATTCAGCAGGTAATTAACGAACAAGGCGCAAATGTTGACTATGAAGAATATATCAACGAGCAAACCTTGTATGTTTCTCAAGCGGCTTGGTTCTCTCGTTCCATCGACTGTCAGAATTTGACGGGTAAAAAAGCTGTAGTATTTGGCGATAACACCCACGCCGCCGCCCTCACCAAAATTCTGTCACGGGAAATGGGAATTCATGTAGTTTGGGCAGGAACTTACTGCAAATATGATGCTGACTGGTTCCGCGAACAAGTCAGCGAATATTGCGATGAAGTTTTGATTACTGATGATCATGGTGCAATTGGGGATGCGATCGCTCGTGTCGAACCCTCAGCCATTTTCGGTACACAAATGGAACGCCACGTTGGGAAACGCTTAGATATTCCTTGCGGTGTAATTGCTGCACCTATTCACGTCCAGAACTTCCCCATTGGGTACAAACCATTCTTGGGTTACGAAGGTACAAATCAAATCACCGATTTAATCTACAATTCCTTCACTTTAGGAATGGAAGACCATTTATTAGAAATATTTGGTGGACACGATACTAAGGAAGTCATTACTAAAGGTATTTCCGCCGAATCTGATTTGAGTTGGACAAAAGATGGTCTAGCAGAATTAAATAAAATACCTGGTTTTGTGCGCGGCAAAGTGAAGCGAAATACTGAGAAATTTGCGCGCGATCGCGGTTTCAAAGATATCAATGCTGAGGTACTATACGCCGCCAAAGAAGCTGTAGGGGCGTAG
- a CDS encoding copper amine oxidase, translated as MFKRFRFPWLAITIIICLALFFGFVGKLSAQQSQISHPLTPLTESEITTVVEVIKKQKTLSDIAVFSIVALQEPDKKEVLNFTPNKEFQRQAFVVVYERLQNKTYEGIVDLKKKSLSSWKEIANAQPALGYTECALTSQIVKADERWQKAMQRRGIKDFDDVKVSCWAPGILSKQEEIKGDRLARGLSYYRGDRWNYYGSPIEGVLATVNLNTGKVVSFIDRGIVPFSKENWNYDLKSLGKLLTPPKPLRIFQPYGRTFQINGNEISWQGWKFRYLMHPRDGLVLYLVNYQDGDKIRPVLYRGSLSEMVVPYGDPDPTWSFRNAFDVGEYSFGVLANALELGKDIPTNGVLLDAIFANEQGEPVTMPRVVGIYERDNGILWKHYGYDTQRNDVRRNRELVVTITATVDNYDYSLNWIFHQDGTLEVQNELSGIVLAQGTALEKESLDNSYGRLLAKNIFGVNHQHFFNYRLDMDVDGQANSVMEMNVNSVPISDKNPLGNAIAVEDTPLTKEKAAVRDLDTKHSREWMISSTDKKNNLGVGTAYMLMPTGNTIFFPTEGAEIRKRAEFATHHFWATKYKSNELYAGGNYPNQGQPEQGLPQYIADDESLTNEDIVVWYTMGMTHVPRPEDWPVMPVHRVGFKLVPRGFFSRNPVINLSE; from the coding sequence ATGTTTAAAAGATTCCGGTTTCCTTGGTTAGCCATTACTATAATTATCTGCCTGGCACTATTTTTTGGTTTTGTTGGCAAACTATCTGCTCAACAATCGCAGATTTCCCATCCGTTAACCCCATTAACAGAATCAGAAATTACCACAGTTGTGGAGGTTATTAAAAAGCAAAAAACTTTAAGCGATATAGCGGTATTTTCTATTGTTGCTTTACAAGAACCAGATAAAAAAGAAGTTTTAAATTTTACACCAAATAAAGAATTTCAGCGCCAAGCTTTTGTAGTAGTATATGAGCGCCTGCAAAACAAAACCTACGAAGGTATTGTTGATTTAAAAAAGAAATCCCTCAGTTCTTGGAAAGAAATAGCTAATGCTCAACCTGCTTTAGGTTATACAGAATGTGCTTTAACATCTCAAATTGTTAAAGCTGATGAGCGATGGCAAAAAGCCATGCAAAGACGGGGAATTAAAGATTTTGATGATGTCAAAGTTAGTTGTTGGGCCCCTGGAATCTTAAGCAAACAAGAAGAAATCAAAGGCGATCGCTTGGCGCGTGGATTATCTTATTATCGAGGCGATCGCTGGAATTATTACGGTAGTCCAATTGAAGGTGTACTAGCAACTGTAAATTTAAATACAGGTAAAGTTGTTAGTTTTATAGACAGAGGAATCGTACCCTTCTCTAAAGAAAACTGGAATTATGATCTGAAGTCTTTGGGTAAATTACTAACACCACCAAAACCATTAAGAATTTTTCAGCCTTATGGTAGAACCTTTCAAATCAATGGCAATGAAATTAGTTGGCAAGGTTGGAAATTTCGCTATTTAATGCACCCAAGAGATGGTTTGGTGTTGTATTTAGTTAATTACCAAGATGGAGACAAGATTCGACCAGTTTTATATCGTGGCAGTTTATCAGAAATGGTAGTACCTTATGGTGATCCTGATCCTACTTGGTCGTTCCGCAATGCTTTTGATGTTGGTGAATATAGCTTTGGTGTCTTAGCTAATGCACTGGAATTAGGCAAAGATATTCCTACCAACGGAGTTTTACTAGATGCTATATTTGCCAACGAACAAGGCGAACCAGTGACAATGCCAAGAGTTGTGGGGATTTATGAGCGTGATAATGGCATTCTCTGGAAACATTATGGATATGATACTCAGCGTAATGATGTGCGGCGCAATCGTGAATTAGTTGTCACTATCACTGCAACAGTTGACAATTACGATTACAGCCTGAATTGGATTTTTCATCAAGACGGCACTTTAGAAGTACAAAACGAATTATCTGGAATTGTTCTAGCGCAAGGGACAGCTTTAGAGAAAGAGTCTTTAGACAATTCTTATGGACGGCTACTAGCTAAAAATATTTTTGGCGTAAATCATCAGCACTTTTTTAATTACCGCCTAGATATGGATGTAGACGGACAGGCAAATTCTGTCATGGAAATGAATGTTAATTCTGTGCCAATTAGTGATAAAAATCCTCTAGGAAATGCGATCGCAGTAGAAGACACACCATTAACAAAAGAAAAGGCTGCTGTGCGCGATTTAGATACAAAGCATAGCCGAGAATGGATGATTAGCAGCACAGATAAAAAGAATAATCTTGGTGTGGGAACTGCATATATGCTAATGCCAACTGGAAACACAATATTTTTCCCCACAGAAGGTGCAGAAATTCGGAAACGAGCCGAATTTGCTACCCATCACTTTTGGGCAACAAAATATAAATCAAATGAACTTTATGCTGGTGGCAATTATCCTAACCAAGGTCAACCAGAACAGGGTTTACCACAATATATTGCTGATGACGAATCTTTAACCAATGAAGACATCGTAGTCTGGTACACGATGGGAATGACACACGTCCCTCGTCCTGAAGATTGGCCTGTGATGCCTGTTCATCGCGTTGGGTTTAAGTTAGTTCCACGCGGTTTCTTTAGCCGTAATCCTGTAATCAATTTGTCTGAGTAA
- the glnH gene encoding glutamine ABC transporter, glutamine-binding protein GlnH, with product MKAETYPKHQSRGWQKLSSLLKKLVTQQVCFSSFILYPLSLNRLYRVLSTAILGIFCCLFLVTGLPASAAEMPEIQRRGYFAIAVKDNLPPLGFRDGNGNIQGLEIDLAQRLATDLLGKAEAVKLQPVANRDRLSVVLKQKVDLTIARVTATESRSRLVSFSVPYYLDGTYLITKDNTVKELRDLAKRKIAVLNHSDAIAQVRYYVPNAELVGVNSYQEGREQLESNAATAFAADASVLSGWIQQYPQYRLLPTKLSTEPLSVVMPKGLQYDELRRKVNEAIARYTVEGWLKQRAQYWGLP from the coding sequence ATGAAGGCTGAAACTTACCCCAAGCATCAATCAAGGGGTTGGCAAAAACTTAGCTCGTTGCTGAAAAAATTGGTGACGCAACAAGTCTGTTTTTCATCCTTTATTCTTTATCCTTTATCCTTGAATCGGTTATATCGGGTATTATCCACCGCCATTTTAGGGATTTTCTGCTGTTTATTTTTAGTCACAGGATTACCTGCATCTGCCGCAGAAATGCCAGAAATTCAGCGGCGGGGCTATTTTGCAATTGCTGTTAAAGATAATCTGCCTCCCTTGGGATTTAGAGATGGTAATGGTAATATCCAAGGTTTAGAAATTGATTTGGCGCAACGTTTAGCCACAGATTTACTAGGCAAAGCCGAGGCTGTGAAATTGCAACCTGTAGCGAATCGCGATCGCTTATCTGTAGTATTAAAGCAGAAGGTTGATTTAACAATTGCCAGAGTCACAGCTACAGAGTCACGCTCTCGGTTAGTAAGTTTCAGTGTGCCTTATTACTTGGATGGCACTTACTTAATTACAAAAGATAACACCGTCAAAGAACTGCGGGATTTAGCCAAGCGTAAAATAGCCGTACTCAATCACTCTGATGCGATCGCTCAAGTGCGTTATTATGTCCCCAATGCGGAGTTAGTAGGAGTAAATTCTTACCAGGAAGGACGAGAGCAGCTAGAAAGTAACGCAGCCACAGCCTTTGCAGCCGATGCGAGTGTCCTCAGCGGTTGGATACAACAGTATCCGCAATATCGGCTATTACCCACAAAGCTATCAACAGAACCCTTATCTGTAGTTATGCCCAAGGGCTTGCAATACGACGAACTGCGACGTAAGGTAAATGAAGCGATCGCTCGTTACACAGTCGAAGGTTGGCTGAAGCAACGCGCTCAATATTGGGGATTACCTTAA
- a CDS encoding ribosomal protein L20 codes for MTRVKRGNVARKRRNKILKLAKGFRGSHSTLFRTANQQVMKALRSAYRDRKKRKRDFRRLWITRINAAARQNGLSYSQLIGNLKKAEIQLNRKMLAQLAVLDPTSFSKVAELASQAKK; via the coding sequence ATGACACGGGTAAAACGCGGTAACGTAGCTCGCAAACGCCGCAATAAAATTCTCAAGTTAGCTAAAGGTTTTCGTGGTTCTCACTCAACGCTGTTTAGAACCGCTAATCAGCAAGTAATGAAAGCGCTACGCAGTGCTTACCGCGATCGCAAAAAACGCAAACGCGATTTTCGCCGTCTGTGGATCACTCGGATTAACGCTGCTGCTAGACAAAATGGTTTAAGCTACAGCCAGTTGATTGGTAACTTGAAAAAAGCCGAAATCCAACTCAACCGTAAAATGTTGGCACAATTAGCAGTCTTAGATCCTACCAGCTTCAGCAAAGTTGCTGAATTGGCAAGCCAAGCTAAAAAATAA
- the rpmI gene encoding 50S ribosomal protein L35 → MPKLKTRKAAAKRFRATGSGKIVRRKAFKNHLLEHKTTNKKRKFSKMAIVNERDEENVRLMLPYL, encoded by the coding sequence ATGCCTAAACTAAAAACCCGTAAAGCAGCAGCAAAACGGTTCCGCGCTACTGGTAGCGGTAAAATCGTCCGCCGCAAAGCTTTCAAAAATCACTTGTTAGAACACAAGACCACTAACAAAAAGCGTAAATTCTCCAAAATGGCAATTGTCAACGAGCGCGACGAAGAAAACGTACGCTTGATGCTGCCTTATTTGTAA
- a CDS encoding tetratricopeptide TPR_2 repeat protein, whose product MKFNYLLTPALIGVSVAFVQPQMAVALSSTEVSKIAKAMTVLIENPNGSGSGVIIRREGETYTVLTAKHVIENPDKYAVVTPDDRRYELKYNTVKKLSGIDLAIGQFTSNKTYPVAKIGNSDDISEGATSYVAGFPQPSAAISISIYNFIEGRITANASKALRDGYALVYNNDTLPGMSGGPVLNDKGELVGIHGRGDTAENYQISDKNPDVIIKTGFNLGIPINTFLRTLPKGEVGAVSQPTPTTPKADDFYIQGGDKYKKGDYKGAIEAYDQAIRINPKYSYAYNDRGNARYYLGDKQGALKDYNQALKINPEYAFAYYNRGNILYDFDDKRGALADYNQALKLNPNYSSAYNNRGNSHYALGDKQRALADYNLAIKTDPGNSEAYYNRGNTRASLGDKQGAITDYNQAIKINPNYVFAYNNRGNIRYDLGDYQGAIADYSQAVKINPNHSSAYNGRGNARYYLGDKQGATADYTLALKANPNNAEAYYNRANARSDLKDSSAAIADYNQAIKLNPNYSAAYNGRGNAFYYLGEKQKALTDYSQAIKSDTNNSEAYYNRGNVYFDLGNKKGAIADYTQAIKINPNYAYAYNNRGNAKYDVNDLQGALADYNQALKLLPNYAYAYYNRANVYKNLGDLEGAIADYNQAIINNSNYAQAYQNRGLARYDLGEQQGGITDLEMAANLYKEQGNAAAYQQTIEAIKKRQR is encoded by the coding sequence ATGAAATTTAACTATTTATTAACACCAGCACTGATTGGAGTTTCAGTTGCTTTTGTGCAACCACAAATGGCTGTTGCGCTTTCTTCAACAGAAGTCAGCAAAATTGCTAAAGCCATGACGGTGTTGATTGAAAATCCAAACGGTTCTGGTTCTGGGGTAATTATTCGCCGCGAAGGTGAGACTTACACTGTGTTAACAGCTAAACACGTTATCGAAAACCCAGATAAATATGCAGTTGTCACTCCCGACGATCGCCGTTATGAGTTAAAGTACAACACGGTGAAAAAGCTATCGGGGATAGATTTAGCTATTGGGCAGTTTACCAGTAATAAAACTTATCCTGTGGCCAAAATCGGCAACTCCGATGATATCAGCGAAGGTGCAACATCTTATGTTGCGGGGTTCCCTCAACCCAGTGCGGCAATTTCTATCTCAATTTACAATTTCATTGAAGGGCGAATCACTGCCAATGCTTCTAAAGCCCTGCGTGATGGTTATGCTTTAGTTTATAATAACGACACTCTGCCCGGAATGAGTGGCGGCCCAGTACTGAATGATAAAGGCGAATTAGTAGGTATTCACGGTAGAGGTGACACCGCCGAGAACTACCAAATTTCTGATAAAAATCCCGATGTAATTATTAAAACTGGTTTTAATTTAGGCATTCCCATCAATACTTTTTTACGCACCTTACCTAAAGGTGAGGTAGGTGCTGTCAGTCAACCTACTCCCACAACACCCAAGGCAGATGACTTTTATATTCAAGGTGGGGATAAGTATAAAAAAGGTGATTACAAAGGGGCAATTGAAGCTTACGACCAGGCAATTCGCATCAATCCCAAGTATTCTTATGCTTACAATGACAGGGGAAATGCGCGTTATTATTTAGGTGATAAACAAGGCGCATTAAAAGATTACAACCAAGCCTTAAAAATTAATCCTGAATATGCCTTTGCCTATTATAATCGCGGCAATATTCTCTATGATTTTGATGATAAAAGAGGGGCGTTGGCTGATTATAACCAAGCCTTGAAACTTAATCCTAATTATTCTTCTGCTTATAATAATCGCGGTAACTCCCACTATGCTTTAGGCGATAAACAGAGGGCGCTGGCTGATTATAACTTAGCAATTAAAACTGATCCTGGTAATTCGGAAGCTTATTACAATCGGGGAAATACTCGCGCTAGTTTAGGAGATAAGCAAGGGGCAATAACTGATTATAATCAAGCGATTAAGATTAACCCTAATTATGTTTTTGCCTACAATAACCGGGGAAATATACGCTATGATTTGGGTGATTATCAAGGAGCGATCGCAGATTATTCCCAAGCTGTTAAAATCAACCCTAATCATTCCTCCGCTTACAACGGTAGGGGTAATGCTCGTTATTATTTGGGCGATAAACAAGGCGCAACTGCTGATTACACCTTAGCCTTGAAAGCTAATCCCAACAACGCCGAAGCTTATTATAACCGAGCCAATGCTCGCTCTGATTTGAAAGATTCCTCAGCAGCGATCGCTGATTACAATCAAGCAATTAAACTTAATCCTAACTATTCTGCTGCTTACAATGGTAGAGGTAATGCCTTTTATTATTTAGGTGAAAAGCAAAAGGCACTTACAGATTATAGCCAAGCCATCAAAAGCGATACTAATAATTCTGAAGCTTACTATAACCGAGGCAATGTTTACTTTGATTTAGGTAATAAAAAAGGAGCGATCGCCGACTATACCCAAGCGATTAAAATTAATCCTAATTATGCCTATGCTTACAATAATCGCGGTAATGCTAAGTATGATGTCAATGATTTGCAAGGAGCCTTAGCTGATTATAATCAAGCCTTAAAGCTTCTGCCTAATTATGCCTATGCTTACTACAATCGAGCGAATGTTTACAAAAATCTGGGAGACTTAGAAGGAGCGATCGCCGATTATAATCAAGCAATTATCAACAACTCCAACTATGCCCAAGCCTATCAAAATCGTGGTCTGGCTCGTTATGATTTAGGCGAACAGCAAGGGGGTATTACTGATTTAGAAATGGCAGCTAATTTGTATAAAGAACAAGGAAACGCAGCAGCTTATCAACAAACCATAGAAGCAATTAAAAAACGTCAACGTTAG
- a CDS encoding delta-aminolevulinic acid dehydratase: protein MFPIQRPRRLRSHPQLRRMVRETILTTNDLIYPLFAVPGEGIAKEVKSMPGVYQLSVDKIVEEAKEVYDLGIPAIILFGIPEDKDVDATGAWHDCGIVQKAATAVKTAVPDLIVIADTCLCEYTSHGHCGYLQVGDLTGRVLNDPTLELLKKTAVSQAKAGADIIAPSGMMDGFVQAIRAGLDAAGFQDTPILSYAAKYASAYYGPFRDAADSTPQFGDRRTYQMDPGNSREAIKEIELDIAEGADMLMVKPALAYMDIIWRVKEASNLPVAAYNVSGEYSMIKAAALNGWIDEERVVMETLTGFKRAGADLILTYHAKDAARWLR from the coding sequence ATGTTTCCCATACAACGTCCCCGTCGTTTGCGTAGCCATCCCCAACTGCGCCGGATGGTACGTGAAACCATCCTCACCACCAACGATTTAATTTATCCACTGTTTGCTGTCCCAGGCGAAGGCATAGCCAAGGAAGTTAAATCCATGCCGGGAGTTTATCAACTCTCGGTAGACAAAATAGTGGAAGAAGCCAAAGAAGTTTATGACTTAGGCATTCCCGCCATTATTTTATTTGGCATTCCCGAAGATAAAGATGTTGATGCTACTGGTGCTTGGCACGATTGCGGAATTGTCCAAAAAGCTGCCACTGCGGTAAAAACGGCAGTCCCAGACTTGATTGTGATTGCTGACACTTGCTTGTGTGAATACACCAGTCATGGTCACTGTGGTTACTTACAAGTAGGTGATTTAACAGGCAGAGTCCTCAACGACCCCACCTTAGAATTACTCAAGAAAACCGCCGTTTCTCAAGCCAAAGCTGGTGCAGATATCATCGCCCCTTCCGGGATGATGGATGGTTTTGTCCAGGCAATTCGGGCGGGATTAGATGCAGCAGGATTTCAAGATACCCCCATTTTGTCGTATGCTGCTAAGTATGCTTCCGCTTACTATGGGCCTTTCCGGGATGCAGCCGACTCCACACCCCAATTTGGTGACAGAAGAACTTACCAAATGGATCCTGGCAATAGTCGGGAAGCTATCAAAGAAATTGAATTAGATATTGCCGAAGGTGCGGATATGCTCATGGTTAAGCCTGCTTTGGCTTACATGGATATTATCTGGCGGGTGAAGGAAGCGAGTAACTTACCTGTGGCAGCTTACAACGTTTCCGGTGAATATTCCATGATTAAAGCTGCGGCTTTAAATGGCTGGATTGACGAAGAGCGTGTAGTTATGGAAACTTTAACTGGCTTTAAACGTGCTGGTGCAGACTTGATTTTAACTTACCATGCCAAAGATGCAGCTAGATGGTTGCGGTAA
- a CDS encoding peptide-chain-release factor 3, producing MSTELQSELHQAVELRRNFAIISHPDAGKTTLTEKLLLYGGAIHEAGAVKARRAQRKATSDWMAMEQQRGISITSTVLQFAYRNCQINLLDTPGHQDFSEDTYRTLAAADNAVMLIDAAKGLEPQTRKLFEVCKLRGLPIFTFVNKLDRPGREPLELLDEIEQELGLQTYAVNWPIGMGDRFKGVFDRQQQQIHLFERSAHGSKEALDTVVDLGDATIEQLLEADLYYQLKNDLELLEGVGPELDLELVHQGKMTPVFFGSAMTNFGVELFLKSFLDCALKPGVHNSSVGEVPPTYPEFSGFVFKLQANMDPKHRDRIAFVRVCTGRFEKDMTVNHARTGKVVRLSRPQKLFAQERESIDIAYPGDVIGLNNPGVFAIGDTIYTGQKLEYEGIPYFSPELFATLRNPNPSKFKQFQKGISELREEGAVQIMYSTDEAKRDPILAAVGQLQFEVVQFRLQNEYGVETILDLLPYSVARWVEGGWEALNKVGRLFNTTTVKDSMDRPVLLFRNEWNCHQLLEDHPNLKLSAIAPVLYGQSSVES from the coding sequence ATGTCAACTGAACTTCAGTCAGAACTTCACCAAGCAGTAGAACTGCGACGCAACTTTGCGATTATTTCTCACCCTGACGCGGGTAAAACAACACTCACAGAAAAACTCCTGCTGTACGGAGGTGCGATTCACGAAGCTGGTGCGGTAAAAGCGCGGCGGGCGCAGCGCAAGGCTACCTCAGACTGGATGGCGATGGAACAACAACGGGGAATTTCCATTACCTCAACCGTTTTACAGTTTGCATACCGTAACTGTCAGATTAATTTATTAGACACTCCCGGACACCAAGATTTTAGTGAAGATACTTACCGTACTCTCGCCGCAGCCGATAATGCGGTGATGTTAATTGATGCGGCTAAAGGTTTGGAACCCCAAACCCGGAAATTATTTGAAGTATGCAAATTGCGGGGTTTGCCAATTTTCACCTTTGTAAATAAACTCGACCGTCCGGGTAGAGAACCTTTAGAACTGTTAGATGAAATTGAACAGGAACTAGGGTTGCAGACTTACGCCGTGAATTGGCCGATTGGGATGGGCGATCGCTTTAAGGGTGTTTTTGATCGTCAACAACAACAAATTCACTTGTTTGAACGCAGCGCCCACGGTAGTAAAGAAGCTTTGGATACTGTTGTTGACTTGGGTGATGCCACAATTGAACAACTCCTAGAAGCAGACTTGTACTACCAACTCAAAAATGATCTGGAACTTTTAGAGGGAGTCGGCCCGGAACTAGATTTGGAATTAGTGCATCAAGGCAAAATGACTCCAGTGTTCTTTGGTAGCGCCATGACCAACTTTGGCGTAGAGTTATTCCTCAAGTCTTTCCTTGACTGTGCTTTAAAACCAGGTGTTCATAACAGTAGCGTTGGTGAAGTTCCCCCCACTTACCCGGAATTTTCCGGTTTTGTGTTCAAATTGCAAGCCAATATGGATCCAAAACACCGCGATCGCATTGCTTTTGTCCGGGTCTGCACTGGCAGATTTGAAAAAGATATGACAGTCAATCATGCCCGCACAGGCAAAGTTGTGCGTTTATCTCGTCCGCAAAAACTCTTTGCCCAAGAACGGGAATCGATTGACATAGCATATCCAGGTGATGTCATCGGCTTAAACAATCCTGGCGTTTTTGCGATCGGCGATACCATTTACACAGGGCAGAAGTTGGAATATGAGGGGATTCCGTATTTTTCACCAGAACTGTTTGCTACCCTGAGAAACCCCAACCCCTCAAAGTTTAAGCAATTTCAAAAAGGTATTTCGGAATTGCGCGAAGAAGGTGCTGTGCAGATTATGTACTCAACTGATGAAGCCAAACGCGACCCAATTTTGGCTGCGGTGGGTCAGTTGCAATTTGAAGTGGTGCAGTTTCGCCTACAAAATGAGTATGGTGTAGAAACAATTCTCGATTTATTACCCTACAGCGTCGCCCGTTGGGTAGAAGGTGGTTGGGAAGCTTTGAACAAGGTGGGACGTTTATTTAACACCACCACAGTCAAAGACAGTATGGATCGGCCAGTGCTGCTATTCCGTAATGAATGGAATTGCCATCAGTTACTAGAAGACCATCCAAATTTAAAATTAAGCGCGATCGCCCCGGTACTTTATGGTCAATCATCAGTGGAATCTTGA